One Mercenaria mercenaria strain notata chromosome 12, MADL_Memer_1, whole genome shotgun sequence DNA segment encodes these proteins:
- the LOC123534363 gene encoding uncharacterized protein LOC123534363: protein MKVEISLAFCLSISSLVYGDYDCMCNYNVEQAVYATPTASGQPLGYMYEFDCKPVTKIQENSDSVYTIEYEMQLGYVPVGQQVQLQTCPGEPSSTDLIPSTTEGSVTTMTTTTTPVQTTAKNTTPRPTTTTQKPTTTTTLKPTTSTTTPKPTTSTTTPIPTTSTTTPKPTMPSTTPIPTTSTTTPRPTTSTTTPKPTTSTTTPRPTTSTTTPKPTTTPRPTTTEKPTTESTTTTPKPTTTMQSTTMTSTTRTTMPLTTRVTTPFMYWSMAANVQGTPYQYVGVGYNLLQGNPDTTTDPGYLTSQRIFQLTGNSSSVREAVYDKHTTCTSQSKTQLLYSSKAYQDELKGFVHSSPTHNAHLSDSAFTHNTQFESIRQSLDLANKVIIDKTTTCSYGSVRYLTENVKTENFSVTRDFAKELCALPLDSMKANSSEQYMQFLDKWGTSIVTRVDLGRKTVDRYQTTPVQVFQHVQQTDSNLLKHEGPYKSFTSSVAINTHDYPYSKAAMSTFGTHRTSSMGSQIHQIPVSADLVPISDALNWEYWKPIAAELVAEGLCPDSILGSGMTQYVSSMNFALKQYTAFKGAQSGYKYSHTLIDRPAIQVPITWPSGTYGLMKSANGCPGDNTRWQEGWRKFDTEDTFSSHNSFSSGIQNYLSGEFHSNDIINRFCMKTSTHSISGSQYDQQWPRGTYCLLKKGACPSGFGSGYIFWDDEDLTNHNAAGGILPDGTYDKNTKMYFCCRNDGSPSTKLILPTDRPFVMLRYGRTCQAVHGMSVHEVYVRWDDENTFNKDKSSGMHPLDDGGSKDHKIHFCYYQSAAGPGLIG, encoded by the exons ATGAAAGTGGAAATATCACTAGCCTTTTGTCTTTCTATATCATCGCTGGTCTATGGTGACTATGACTGTATGTGTAACTATAATGTGGAGCAAGCGGTTTATGCGACCCCTACTGCGAGTGGACAACCTCTTGGGTATATGTATGAATTTGACTGCAAGCCAGTGACCAAAATTCAGGAGAATTCAGACAGCGTTTACACAATAGAGTACGAAATGCAG TTGGGTTATGTGCCCGTGGGTCAACAAGTGCAACTTCAGACATGCCCAGGCGAACCTTCCAGTACAGATCTCA TTCCGTCAACAACGGAGGGGTCTGTTACAACAATGACTACGACAACAACACCCGTACAAACGACAGCTAAAAATACGACACCAAGACCTACGACAACAACACAAAAACCTACAACAACTACGACGCTAAAACCTACGACGTCAACCACGACACCAAAACCTACGACATCAACGACGACTCCAATACCTACGACGTCTACAACGACACCAAAACCTACGATGCCTTCGACGACTCCAATACCTACGACATCGACGACAACTCCAAGACCTACGACTTCAACGACGACTCCAAAGCCTACGACGTCTACGACGACTCCAAGACCTACGACATCAACGACAACTCCAAAACCTACGACGACTCCAAGACCTACGACAACTGAGAAACCGACAACAGAATCTACAACAACAACCCCAAAACCGACAACAACAATGCAGTCAACCACAATGACAAGTACTACTAGGACTACAATGCCTTTGACAACCAGGGTCACGACACCGTTCATGTACTGGTCAATGGCAG CAAATGTTCAAGGCACACCATACCAGTATGTCGGTGTTGGCTACAATCTGTTGCAAGGTAACCCAGACACAACAACTGACCCTGGCTATCTGACATCACAACGTATCTTCCAG ttaACAGGAAACTCCAGCTCTGTGAGAGAAGCAGTTTACGATAAGCATACAACATGCACCTCTCAAAGCAAGACGCAGTTGCTGTATAGTTCCAAAGCCTACCAGGACGAACTTAAAGGCTTTGTACACTCAAGCC CAACACATAACGCTCACCTGAGTGACTCTGCATTTACACATAACACCCAGTTCGAATCCATTCGCCAGTCTTTGGACCTTGCGAACAAAGTGATTATCGACAAGACAACTACATGCAGTTACGGAAGCGTGCGTTACCTCACAGAAAATGTGAAGACTGAAAATTTCTCAGTTACTCGTGATTTCGCAAAGGAATTGTGTGCACTACCTCTAGACAGCATGAAAGCAAACAGCTCAGAACAATACATGCAATTCCTCGACAAATGGGGAACG AGTATAGTTACACGTGTGGACCTGGGACGTAAGACTGTGGACCGCTACCAAACAACACCGGTACAGGTATTTCAGCACGTGCAGCAGACG GATTCCAACCTTTTGAAACACGAGGGTCCATACAAAAGTTTTACGTCATCTGTTGCAATCAACACCCACGATTACCCATATAGTAAAGCCGCCATGAGCACATTTGGAACACATCGGACGTCATCAATGGGCTCTCAGATACACCAAATACCAGTCAGTGCTGACCTTGTACCAATTTCTGATGCACTTAACTGGGAGTATTGGAAGCCG ATAGCAGCTGAGCTTGTTGCTGAAGGACTTTGTCCGGACAGTATCTTGGGTTCGGGCATGACCCAGTATGTGAGCAGTATGAACTTTGCTCTAAAACAATACACCGCCTTCAAGGGTGCACAATCTGGGTACAAGTATTCACATACTCTCATAG ACCGCCCAGCGATTCAAGTGCCTATCACGTGGCCATCCGGAACCTATGGATTGATGAAGTCCGCTAACGGCTGCCCTGGTGATAACACGCGGTGGCAGGAGGGTTGGAGAAAGTTCGACACCGAGGATACCTTCAGCTCCCATAATTCATTCTCATCTGGAATTCAAAACTATCTGTCCG gtGAATTCCACAGCAATGACATAATTAACCGGTTCTGTATGAAAACAAGCACACATAGTATATCTGGGAGTCAGTATGATCAACAGTGGCCGCGGGGAACTTACTGTTTGTTAAAGAAAGGGGCGTGTCCTTCAG GGTTTGGTAGCGGATATATATTCTGGGATGACGAGGATTTGACCAATCACAATGCAGCAGGAGGAATACTACCAGACGGAACTTATGACAAGAacacaaaaatgtatttctgttgCAG GAATGATGGCTCTCCGTCCACAAAACTTATTTTGCCAACAGACCGTCCATTTGTGATGCTTAGGTATGGACGTACTTGTCAAGCAGTGCATGGAATGAGCGTGCACGAAGTTTACGTGCGTTGGGACGACGAAAATACTTTTAACAAGGACAAGTCCTCGGGGATGCATCCACTAGATGATGGCGGTAGTAAGGATCATAAAATACATTTCTGTTACTACCAATCAGCCGCCGGACCGGGACTTATTGGTTAG